A part of uncultured Fibrobacter sp. genomic DNA contains:
- a CDS encoding carbohydrate-binding protein, whose translation MFEVPSKIIAVLCGLAVCASAAVDQCKPIGWATRSGRTSTAFEVTGGGNVAPITVTTFADLQKYAKDSSPRVIYIDGVLGSGWSGRTGDRLNITGSNKTIIGLRPGTVLKAPIHISKASNIIIRNIVIQGPGSNAEQAWDNLTIENNGSKNIWIDHCEFWDGQDGNADVVKGADNVTFTWCIFGYKKKSTHNLSNLIGSSDNEPESEGKLNVTYMFNWWKAANQRKPRCRYGNVHVVNNLLTGDASVTNGTDVLGVSAGHMCRVRTERNVFINEANPIYTGNANGTGVNEVIDNIFTNCSGNTKGTGTSFTPPYDYTGFMLPASEVEAAVKVNAGATLKSPTECDADYVEPPPPTPDKQYQAEKGSITGGVSESSNSGFHGDGYVNFDKGGNVVVPVKVDTAGQYKFEIDFANGSGEARSLAVSAGLDTATASFKATGAWTTWNTQEVLVSLAAGENAVKFATVGGNDGPNIDQFDVTLVKAQVVSPDTSKKDTTVRDTSLGDTSKTAIPMLSGLSLQQGAYTVSVYATDGKFVRKTENVSQSMLRNTRELTAGLPAGVYLVRVTAPGVSRSYFTAVK comes from the coding sequence ATGTTTGAAGTACCTTCCAAAATTATTGCCGTCTTGTGCGGGCTCGCGGTTTGTGCGTCCGCCGCGGTGGACCAGTGTAAGCCCATCGGCTGGGCGACCCGTTCGGGCCGTACGTCGACTGCGTTCGAGGTGACGGGCGGCGGTAACGTGGCCCCCATTACAGTTACGACATTCGCCGACCTGCAAAAATACGCGAAGGATTCCTCGCCGCGGGTCATCTACATTGATGGCGTGCTCGGTAGCGGCTGGAGCGGTCGCACGGGAGACCGCCTGAACATCACCGGCTCCAACAAGACGATTATCGGGCTCAGGCCGGGAACCGTTCTCAAGGCCCCCATCCACATCAGCAAGGCTTCGAACATCATCATCCGCAACATCGTCATCCAGGGCCCGGGCAGCAATGCCGAACAGGCGTGGGATAACTTGACCATCGAAAACAACGGCTCCAAGAACATCTGGATTGACCACTGCGAATTCTGGGACGGCCAGGACGGCAACGCCGACGTGGTGAAGGGTGCAGACAACGTAACGTTTACTTGGTGCATCTTCGGCTACAAGAAAAAGAGCACGCATAACCTCTCGAACCTTATCGGTAGCTCCGACAACGAACCCGAAAGCGAAGGCAAGTTGAACGTGACCTACATGTTCAACTGGTGGAAGGCCGCAAACCAGCGCAAACCGCGCTGCCGTTACGGGAACGTGCACGTGGTGAATAACCTCCTCACCGGCGATGCGAGCGTCACGAACGGGACCGATGTGCTGGGCGTCTCGGCGGGCCACATGTGTCGTGTGCGCACCGAGCGGAACGTGTTTATCAACGAGGCGAACCCGATTTATACCGGCAATGCGAACGGCACCGGCGTGAACGAGGTTATCGACAATATCTTTACGAACTGCTCCGGCAATACGAAAGGCACGGGAACGTCGTTTACGCCGCCCTACGACTACACGGGATTCATGCTGCCGGCAAGCGAGGTGGAGGCCGCCGTGAAGGTGAATGCGGGAGCGACCCTCAAGAGCCCTACGGAATGTGATGCGGACTATGTGGAACCGCCGCCTCCGACTCCCGATAAGCAGTATCAGGCAGAAAAGGGCTCCATTACGGGCGGCGTTTCTGAAAGCAGCAACTCGGGCTTTCACGGTGACGGATACGTGAACTTTGACAAGGGCGGAAACGTGGTCGTGCCCGTGAAAGTGGATACCGCGGGCCAGTATAAGTTCGAAATCGATTTCGCTAACGGCTCTGGCGAGGCGCGCAGTCTTGCTGTAAGTGCGGGCCTCGACACCGCGACCGCGTCGTTCAAGGCGACGGGGGCGTGGACGACCTGGAATACGCAGGAAGTTCTCGTGAGTCTTGCCGCGGGCGAAAATGCGGTTAAGTTCGCAACCGTCGGCGGCAATGACGGCCCGAATATCGACCAGTTCGATGTAACGCTTGTGAAGGCGCAGGTGGTTTCGCCGGATACCTCGAAGAAGGATACGACTGTCCGCGACACGAGTTTGGGCGATACATCCAAGACGGCCATCCCGATGCTTTCGGGCTTGTCGCTCCAGCAAGGTGCATACACCGTGAGTGTCTATGCGACCGACGGAAAGTTTGTCCGTAAAACGGAAAATGTCTCGCAGTCGATGCTCCGTAACACGCGTGAACTGACCGCAGGCCTCCCCGCGGGCGTGTACCTGGTACGCGTTACCGCTCCGGGCGTAAGCAGAAGCTACTTTACCGCAGTGAAATAA
- the typA gene encoding translational GTPase TypA, with protein MDTSKIRNVAIIAHVDHGKTTLVDQLLKQCGTFHENEEVNERVMDSDNLERERGITILSKNTSVMYKGYRVNIVDTPGHADFGGQVERVLGTVDGVILVVDAFEGPMAQTRFVTQKALEMGLIPIVVVNKIDRDGCNPHGALDKVFDLFCELDANEQQLDFDKVFGSGRKGICKAEMEDPDGDFHILMDKIIERIPAPKGDPNAEPLLQIASLEYSGFLGRLAVGRVQQGTFKPNMTVAQAMTDGKVKNIRIQKILRYEGLTPQPIEEAGPGDIILIAGLDNFDIGDTLSSTNNPVHLPRIHIDPPTISMLFTVNTSPLAGKYGGKFMTGNQLQERLERAHMADPALLVEKVDGASTFKVSGRGILHLTILVENMRRELYEFTIGSPQVIFKNDENGKLLEPIEEFKVEVPSEFSGACIQEINTRKGEMVNMTTDENDRVTLEYLVPSRGLIGIRPKLLSLSKGYAISQSIFKDYEPYKGEIPARVNGVLIAKEPGEAASYALSNLEDRGYLIIGPGAEVYPGMIVGEHNRDVDIIVNVTKGKHLTNMRSKSADDMIQLTPYRRLTLEECVTFINEDECIEVTPEVLRLRKTELDPIKRKQLSKRPAEED; from the coding sequence ATGGATACATCTAAAATCAGAAACGTCGCCATTATCGCCCACGTTGACCACGGTAAGACTACCCTGGTGGACCAGCTCCTCAAGCAGTGCGGAACCTTCCACGAAAACGAAGAAGTGAACGAACGCGTGATGGATAGCGACAACCTGGAACGCGAACGCGGCATCACCATCCTCTCCAAGAACACGAGCGTCATGTACAAGGGCTATCGCGTGAACATCGTCGATACCCCGGGGCACGCCGACTTCGGTGGCCAGGTGGAACGCGTGCTCGGCACGGTGGACGGCGTGATTCTGGTGGTGGACGCCTTCGAAGGCCCCATGGCTCAGACCCGCTTCGTGACCCAGAAGGCCCTTGAAATGGGACTTATTCCTATCGTGGTCGTGAACAAGATCGACCGTGACGGTTGTAACCCGCACGGCGCCCTCGACAAGGTGTTCGACCTGTTCTGCGAACTCGACGCCAACGAACAGCAGCTCGACTTCGACAAGGTGTTCGGTTCTGGCCGTAAGGGCATCTGCAAGGCCGAAATGGAAGACCCCGATGGCGACTTCCACATTTTGATGGACAAGATTATCGAACGTATTCCGGCCCCGAAGGGCGATCCGAATGCAGAACCGCTTCTGCAGATTGCCTCCCTCGAATACTCGGGCTTCCTTGGCCGCTTGGCCGTGGGCCGCGTGCAGCAGGGTACCTTCAAGCCGAACATGACCGTTGCCCAGGCTATGACCGACGGGAAGGTCAAGAACATCCGTATCCAGAAGATTCTGCGCTACGAAGGCCTGACTCCGCAGCCGATCGAAGAAGCCGGTCCGGGCGACATCATCTTGATCGCCGGTCTCGACAACTTCGACATCGGTGATACGCTCTCTTCTACGAACAATCCGGTGCACCTCCCGCGCATCCACATTGACCCGCCGACCATTTCTATGCTCTTCACCGTGAACACCTCGCCCTTGGCCGGTAAGTACGGTGGAAAGTTCATGACGGGTAACCAGCTCCAGGAACGTCTGGAACGCGCCCACATGGCCGACCCCGCCCTCTTGGTCGAAAAGGTCGATGGCGCTTCTACCTTCAAGGTGTCTGGCCGTGGTATTCTCCACTTGACCATCCTCGTCGAAAACATGCGTCGTGAACTTTATGAATTCACCATCGGTTCTCCCCAGGTGATCTTCAAGAACGACGAAAACGGCAAGCTCCTGGAACCGATCGAAGAATTCAAGGTCGAAGTGCCGAGCGAATTCAGCGGCGCCTGCATTCAGGAAATCAACACCCGTAAGGGCGAAATGGTCAACATGACCACCGACGAAAACGACCGCGTCACTCTCGAATACCTCGTTCCGAGCCGTGGCCTTATCGGTATCCGTCCGAAGCTCCTTTCCCTCTCCAAGGGTTACGCCATCAGCCAGTCCATCTTCAAGGACTACGAACCGTACAAGGGCGAAATTCCGGCCCGCGTGAACGGCGTGCTCATCGCAAAGGAACCGGGCGAAGCAGCAAGCTATGCTCTTTCCAACTTAGAAGACCGCGGTTACCTCATCATCGGACCGGGTGCCGAAGTTTATCCGGGCATGATCGTGGGTGAACACAACCGCGACGTCGACATTATCGTGAACGTGACCAAGGGTAAGCACCTTACCAACATGCGTTCCAAGTCTGCCGACGACATGATTCAACTGACTCCGTACCGCCGCCTGACTTTGGAAGAATGCGTCACCTTCATCAACGAAGACGAATGCATCGAAGTCACGCCGGAAGTGCTGCGCCTCCGCAAGACCGAGCTCGACCCGATCAAGCGCAAGCAGCTCTCCAAGCGCCCGGCCGAAGAGGATTAA
- the metK gene encoding methionine adenosyltransferase translates to MAHYLFTSESVSKGHPDKVCDQISDAILDACLAQDPNSRVACETLVNTGLVVISGEITTKAVIDYQQIARKTIKGIGYVNPELAFDYKGCSVLVAMDKQSPDIAQGVDAKAADGKEDDKQGAGDQGMMFGYAVNETKELMPLPISLAHKLMEEIQNLREKGKIKWLRPDAKSQVTVEYDENDKPVRVDTVVISTQHDEFVNGKELKHATIEKEIIEKLIKKVIPAKLLDKKTRYLVNPTGKFVVGGPHGDCGLTGRKIIVDTYGGMGRHGGGAFSGKDPSKVDRSAAYAARYVAKNIVAAGLAYRCEVQLAYAIGYSKPVSVLVNTFGTGKISDREIEAIVAKTFDLSPAGIVKMLDLKKPGYQSTAALGHFGRTGARFTWEKTDKAATLKKLAKI, encoded by the coding sequence ATGGCACATTATCTCTTTACTTCTGAATCGGTGTCCAAGGGACACCCGGACAAAGTTTGCGACCAGATTTCTGACGCTATCCTCGACGCCTGCCTTGCGCAGGACCCGAATAGCCGCGTCGCTTGCGAAACGCTCGTGAACACGGGCCTCGTCGTGATTTCCGGCGAAATCACCACCAAGGCAGTGATTGACTACCAGCAGATTGCACGCAAGACCATCAAGGGTATCGGCTACGTGAATCCGGAACTCGCCTTCGACTACAAGGGCTGCTCCGTGCTCGTCGCTATGGACAAGCAGTCTCCGGACATCGCTCAGGGCGTGGACGCCAAGGCCGCAGACGGTAAGGAAGATGACAAGCAGGGTGCCGGTGACCAGGGCATGATGTTCGGTTACGCCGTCAACGAAACCAAGGAACTGATGCCGCTCCCGATTAGCCTCGCCCACAAGCTCATGGAAGAAATCCAGAACCTCCGCGAAAAGGGCAAGATCAAGTGGCTCCGCCCGGACGCCAAGTCCCAGGTGACTGTTGAATATGACGAAAACGACAAGCCGGTCCGCGTGGACACAGTCGTTATTTCTACCCAGCACGACGAATTCGTGAACGGCAAGGAACTCAAGCATGCCACGATCGAAAAGGAAATCATCGAAAAGCTCATTAAAAAGGTGATTCCGGCCAAGTTGCTCGACAAGAAGACCCGTTACCTCGTGAACCCGACCGGCAAGTTCGTGGTCGGTGGCCCGCACGGTGACTGCGGCCTCACCGGTCGTAAGATTATCGTCGACACCTACGGCGGCATGGGCCGTCATGGTGGTGGCGCATTCAGCGGTAAGGACCCGTCCAAGGTCGACCGCAGTGCCGCTTACGCCGCTCGCTATGTGGCAAAGAACATCGTGGCTGCTGGCCTCGCCTACCGTTGCGAAGTCCAGCTCGCTTACGCTATCGGTTACTCCAAGCCGGTGTCTGTTCTCGTGAACACCTTCGGCACGGGTAAGATCAGCGACCGCGAAATCGAAGCCATTGTCGCCAAGACCTTCGACCTCTCTCCGGCCGGCATCGTGAAGATGCTTGACCTGAAGAAGCCGGGCTACCAGTCTACCGCCGCTCTCGGCCACTTCGGCCGCACGGGCGCACGCTTCACTTGGGAAAAGACCGACAAGGCCGCCACGCTCAAGAAGCTCGCCAAGATTTAG
- a CDS encoding lamin tail domain-containing protein, which produces MSPIKTKHANIATAFLCALALWNCSSDTHETSAAISKSGTASVALRLQYNTPPLLDSLVLDCYGADTLHYVHSADSSLFNMDLFPSDNWTFKAKIYANGALMQMGELSTKLEAGAVVDIPIQMHPIVGFVVVEVPIGLRNESGIESGTMTLVSEDERYEIPMEESTGKLLFKSGMLKLGVEYEVQISLFDADGNAIYDLSDRFLLTEDSPVPDLSLNSLRSKIAVSVKPADERNVSITLALRAAFRKPKADDLLITEYYSAPNAKDSTQYEFVEIYNGSIDTLILDDCTLGLGSATSIKRYALTASEILPGQVLVLGDAASENTPALHINTDGWSAMSNSKGAVVLQCDGETLDSLYYASAPDSLHSNVVPAVGSGKYNQSGQLNVDHWNMRSDSSAWCLTTPTPGELNFCN; this is translated from the coding sequence ATGAGTCCTATTAAAACAAAACACGCAAACATCGCCACCGCATTCCTGTGTGCTCTCGCCCTTTGGAACTGCAGCAGCGATACCCACGAAACAAGCGCCGCCATCAGCAAGTCGGGCACGGCATCGGTCGCACTCCGCCTGCAGTACAACACTCCACCCCTGCTCGACAGTCTGGTGCTGGACTGCTACGGCGCCGACACGTTGCACTACGTGCATTCCGCCGACAGTTCGCTCTTTAACATGGACTTGTTCCCCAGCGACAACTGGACGTTCAAGGCCAAGATCTATGCGAACGGCGCCCTCATGCAGATGGGTGAACTCTCGACCAAGCTCGAGGCCGGTGCCGTCGTGGACATTCCCATCCAGATGCACCCCATCGTGGGCTTCGTGGTGGTCGAAGTGCCTATCGGCCTCAGGAACGAAAGCGGTATCGAAAGCGGAACCATGACGCTTGTTTCCGAAGACGAGCGCTACGAAATCCCCATGGAAGAATCCACGGGCAAGCTCCTTTTCAAGAGCGGCATGCTCAAGCTCGGCGTCGAATACGAAGTACAGATTTCCCTGTTCGATGCAGACGGCAACGCCATCTACGACTTGAGCGACAGATTCCTGCTCACCGAAGACAGCCCGGTGCCGGACCTCTCGCTGAATTCGCTCCGCAGCAAAATCGCCGTCTCCGTAAAGCCCGCCGACGAGCGCAACGTATCCATTACGCTCGCCCTCCGTGCCGCATTCCGCAAGCCCAAGGCCGATGACTTGCTGATTACGGAATACTACTCTGCGCCCAACGCCAAGGATAGCACGCAGTATGAATTCGTTGAAATCTACAACGGGAGCATCGACACGCTTATCCTCGACGACTGCACGCTCGGACTCGGGAGCGCCACTAGCATCAAGCGCTACGCCCTCACCGCAAGCGAAATCTTGCCGGGCCAGGTGCTCGTATTAGGCGATGCCGCCTCCGAAAACACTCCCGCCCTCCACATCAATACCGATGGCTGGAGCGCCATGTCCAACAGCAAGGGCGCCGTGGTGCTGCAATGCGACGGAGAAACCCTCGATTCCCTGTACTACGCAAGCGCTCCTGACTCGCTGCATAGCAACGTGGTACCCGCGGTCGGTTCGGGTAAATACAATCAAAGTGGCCAACTGAACGTTGACCACTGGAACATGCGTTCGGATTCCTCGGCGTGGTGCCTTACGACTCCCACTCCGGGCGAACTGAATTTCTGTAATTAA
- a CDS encoding C25 family cysteine peptidase, producing MKPKVLITLFVALGAICSFARVVEDSRTRYVLDDTVFESSIHPCDSTGLPGAKFKPENATFLEKHDMPFRHYWVALPANKKPTVSVSDTKTVPLGAPLCAEHRDIRTDSAWIYSISVSEPVLRDGLWMTNIRVPLYVKNGSSVSLRKDFRLKVQFNGSINGVNPGQRALSRVQNPVAASRFGISKAKAIKALRSEASDGDLPTFVAKFRVGDQNVSTNSEDGLYAVSYTAIRNALPNPKDLDGIPVEWIRLYGASPDTLADMAPGVSDRLPNQIFEIPIEIRDHTPSSEYGSASSAPDNLFNSGDTIVFIGYGSGFWKRCDREDPFFANGKMDYYHSYSPYSFYQNFLLGYKQNGKGMRFNQTVATPAGNGKDVTWLRYARAEKDADLRDTYFGKELDWEKATGKEWYWLWHSRLETMTVPSSELEMKSTKQLPGLVPGGKQYAAVTFFPHRSVWASAAVVDRDQRANLTLSDSSYSRRMDSINFAFEVNGLRVDNAEMELLPGGNFRMDNPGLVENNNQYVLEMLPAERQYDRFDGYSVAYQWTPVVDSAEWLLPGGAVSGIINVPVPANTKVLKFSNMRPVGFLSAAGGVAKDSITLGEDVRYIAVKENVFRPGLKIEGIANYGDGVLKDLSKPNSKLEYLIITPAEFVNQAKKLAEFRNDGSAVATFATSVVVVEDIYNRYTAGRMSPVAIRNYIAYVYSVCPNFRYVLLVGAGHFDYRDINKKYGVPLMPPFEKEDAVIEDFFGVLDSGEVVQYGTYDLDVAVGRLPVATEAEFASYIEKVKDYEKKGVMDYSDWRATLLHAADDAKNSGMNDVTKHTMYQENLVRAIDSVAAHKNERWNFRKVYLLDYTEDASGQKKDAAEDFLNILNQGALFTTYFGHGSKTDWASEGLLKPSYIPKLSNKGRYTILGSFSCTVGRFDEGNARSLSEEFLIKAGAGSIASIGATRETFAEYNSNFGTNLLLNSLREHGETLGGAFLKTKRAVSMNYDRQRYNNERYILLGEPVIRMPSGEFKLTLDNPIDSIKALDHVKISGSVEGIDDGYVDLILREGRTSKVMDLQVQDDTINVFYDGGLIYSEKVPVRGGRFATDFVTPRKISIGDTTAEFSAWAYSSNASAVGREWLRNLVISGVSNYADSLNDTVPPTIQIQSCYAGGLATDFADGETVKLQSPACLQVIVEDSTALDFREQADEGISFEIVGVQEPFHPWPYLEQTSKRAKLRMNFSAEQYPAGKYEFKVFAKDVLDNFAIKSLNLEITDDMESGLADVFNVPNPMGKKGTTFYFKNLAVDRDSKVDIFIYNQNGKLVRVIKNAVSGVTHWNGHDNHGRLLANGLYHYVVRSTVSANDKFGKKTWTKKQKLLISR from the coding sequence GTGAAGCCTAAAGTACTTATTACCCTTTTTGTGGCCCTGGGGGCAATCTGCTCGTTTGCCCGCGTGGTCGAAGATTCCAGGACGCGTTACGTTCTGGATGACACTGTCTTTGAATCTAGTATTCATCCTTGTGATTCCACCGGTTTGCCTGGGGCAAAATTCAAGCCCGAAAATGCGACCTTCTTGGAAAAGCACGATATGCCTTTTAGGCATTATTGGGTTGCATTGCCCGCCAATAAGAAACCGACTGTTTCTGTAAGCGATACCAAGACTGTTCCGCTGGGAGCACCCTTGTGTGCCGAACATCGCGATATTCGAACGGATTCCGCTTGGATTTATTCGATTAGTGTTTCTGAACCTGTGCTGCGCGATGGACTTTGGATGACCAATATTCGCGTGCCGCTTTATGTTAAGAACGGTTCGTCGGTGTCGCTGCGCAAGGATTTCCGCTTAAAGGTTCAATTTAATGGTTCTATAAACGGAGTCAATCCGGGTCAGCGCGCCCTTTCTAGAGTGCAGAACCCGGTGGCGGCTTCGCGTTTTGGTATTTCGAAGGCGAAGGCCATTAAGGCCCTGCGTTCCGAGGCGTCAGACGGTGACTTGCCGACATTTGTTGCGAAATTCCGCGTGGGCGACCAAAATGTGTCGACCAACAGTGAAGACGGTTTGTATGCGGTAAGCTATACTGCAATTCGCAATGCCTTGCCCAACCCCAAGGATTTGGATGGCATTCCGGTGGAATGGATCCGCCTTTATGGTGCGTCGCCCGATACGCTTGCCGACATGGCTCCCGGTGTGAGCGACCGCCTTCCGAACCAGATTTTTGAAATTCCCATCGAAATTCGCGACCATACGCCGTCTTCGGAATACGGCTCTGCAAGCAGCGCGCCTGACAACCTGTTTAACAGTGGTGACACCATTGTGTTTATCGGTTACGGAAGCGGTTTCTGGAAACGTTGCGACCGCGAAGATCCGTTCTTTGCAAATGGCAAGATGGACTACTACCATTCTTATTCCCCGTATTCGTTCTACCAGAATTTCTTGCTGGGCTACAAGCAGAACGGTAAGGGAATGCGCTTTAACCAGACGGTGGCGACACCTGCCGGCAATGGCAAGGATGTAACCTGGTTGCGCTATGCGCGCGCCGAAAAGGATGCAGACTTGCGCGATACTTACTTCGGTAAGGAACTCGACTGGGAAAAGGCGACCGGTAAGGAATGGTACTGGTTGTGGCATAGCCGTTTGGAAACGATGACGGTTCCGTCTTCTGAACTTGAAATGAAATCGACCAAGCAGTTGCCGGGCCTTGTTCCGGGCGGCAAGCAATATGCGGCGGTGACGTTCTTCCCGCATCGCTCCGTGTGGGCGAGTGCTGCTGTGGTGGACCGCGACCAGCGTGCAAACCTGACCCTTTCGGATAGTTCTTACAGTCGACGCATGGATTCCATTAACTTTGCTTTCGAAGTCAATGGCCTGCGCGTAGATAATGCAGAAATGGAACTTTTGCCGGGTGGTAACTTCCGCATGGACAATCCTGGTCTTGTCGAAAACAATAACCAGTATGTGCTTGAAATGTTGCCGGCTGAAAGACAGTACGACCGTTTTGACGGCTATTCCGTTGCGTACCAGTGGACGCCTGTTGTTGATTCTGCCGAATGGCTGTTGCCAGGTGGTGCTGTTTCGGGCATTATCAATGTTCCTGTTCCTGCAAATACCAAGGTGCTCAAGTTCTCGAACATGCGCCCGGTCGGATTCCTTTCGGCTGCCGGTGGCGTTGCCAAAGACAGTATTACCCTTGGTGAAGACGTGCGCTACATTGCCGTTAAAGAAAATGTATTCCGCCCGGGCTTGAAGATTGAGGGCATTGCCAACTATGGCGACGGTGTACTCAAGGATCTTTCGAAGCCAAATTCCAAACTCGAATACCTGATTATTACGCCGGCCGAATTCGTGAATCAGGCGAAAAAGCTTGCCGAATTCCGCAATGACGGATCTGCTGTTGCAACGTTTGCGACTTCGGTCGTAGTTGTGGAAGACATTTACAACCGCTATACGGCGGGCCGTATGTCGCCTGTGGCAATCCGTAACTACATTGCCTACGTTTATTCCGTGTGCCCGAATTTCCGCTATGTATTGCTTGTGGGCGCAGGTCACTTTGATTACCGCGATATCAACAAGAAGTATGGCGTCCCGCTGATGCCTCCGTTCGAAAAAGAAGATGCCGTGATTGAAGACTTCTTTGGTGTTCTTGACTCTGGTGAAGTCGTCCAGTACGGTACGTATGATTTGGATGTCGCAGTCGGTCGACTTCCGGTGGCGACAGAGGCTGAATTCGCAAGCTACATCGAAAAGGTCAAGGACTACGAAAAGAAAGGCGTCATGGACTATTCCGACTGGCGTGCGACTTTGTTGCATGCGGCAGACGATGCCAAAAATAGCGGCATGAATGACGTGACCAAGCATACCATGTACCAAGAAAACTTGGTGCGTGCTATTGACAGTGTGGCAGCCCACAAGAATGAACGCTGGAACTTTAGAAAGGTCTACTTGCTTGATTACACTGAAGATGCATCGGGCCAGAAGAAGGACGCTGCCGAAGACTTCTTGAATATCTTGAATCAGGGAGCTTTGTTTACCACTTATTTTGGGCATGGTTCCAAGACGGACTGGGCAAGCGAAGGCCTGCTCAAGCCTAGCTACATTCCGAAGCTTTCAAACAAGGGTCGTTACACGATTCTAGGCTCGTTCTCTTGCACGGTGGGCCGCTTTGACGAAGGCAATGCCCGCTCCCTTTCTGAAGAATTCTTGATTAAGGCTGGTGCAGGTTCTATTGCGTCGATTGGTGCGACTCGCGAAACCTTTGCCGAGTACAATTCCAATTTCGGTACGAACTTGTTGTTGAATTCCTTGCGCGAACATGGTGAAACTCTTGGTGGGGCATTCTTGAAGACCAAGAGGGCCGTGAGCATGAATTATGACCGCCAGCGTTACAATAATGAACGTTACATTCTTTTGGGTGAACCGGTGATTCGTATGCCGAGTGGCGAATTCAAGCTCACGCTGGATAATCCGATTGATTCTATCAAGGCACTTGATCACGTTAAAATTTCGGGTTCTGTCGAAGGTATTGACGATGGCTATGTGGACTTGATTCTTCGTGAAGGCCGCACGAGCAAGGTAATGGACCTTCAGGTGCAAGATGATACCATTAACGTGTTCTACGATGGTGGTTTGATTTATTCCGAAAAGGTGCCTGTGAGGGGCGGACGCTTTGCAACTGATTTTGTGACGCCGCGTAAGATTTCGATTGGCGATACGACGGCAGAATTCAGCGCTTGGGCTTATTCCTCGAATGCAAGTGCTGTTGGCCGTGAGTGGCTCAGAAATTTGGTCATTAGCGGAGTTTCGAACTACGCCGATTCCTTGAATGACACGGTTCCGCCTACGATTCAGATTCAATCCTGCTATGCAGGAGGTTTGGCTACCGATTTTGCCGACGGCGAAACTGTCAAGCTGCAGTCGCCCGCATGCTTGCAGGTGATTGTGGAAGATTCTACGGCGCTTGACTTTAGGGAACAGGCTGATGAAGGTATTTCGTTTGAAATCGTGGGTGTGCAGGAACCGTTCCACCCGTGGCCCTATTTGGAACAGACTTCTAAGCGTGCCAAGTTGCGCATGAACTTTAGCGCGGAACAGTATCCTGCAGGCAAGTACGAATTCAAGGTGTTTGCAAAAGACGTTTTGGATAACTTTGCAATCAAGTCTTTGAATCTTGAAATTACGGACGACATGGAATCTGGCCTTGCCGACGTGTTCAACGTGCCGAACCCGATGGGCAAAAAAGGCACCACCTTCTACTTCAAGAATTTGGCTGTAGATCGCGACAGCAAGGTCGATATCTTTATCTACAACCAGAATGGCAAACTGGTTCGCGTGATCAAGAATGCAGTTTCGGGCGTTACGCACTGGAACGGCCACGACAATCACGGGCGCCTGCTTGCAAACGGTCTGTATCACTATGTGGTGCGCAGCACCGTGTCTGCTAACGACAAGTTTGGCAAGAAAACTTGGACTAAAAAACAGAAATTATTGATTTCGAGGTAA
- a CDS encoding peptide chain release factor-like protein yields the protein MHRDTYLKMTLDELLRACSLKGFQGSGPGGQHRNKTNTGVLLTLRDFNLEIKSCEGRSAHENKVHALHRMQMALALQVRETPANPEMPFPGSNGHLQPSNPLFPLFVAHVFDIMATKNGDTKAAAAAFNLTPSALVKILRQDKACATKLQGNRKQNGQKALKL from the coding sequence ATGCATCGCGATACCTATTTAAAAATGACGCTTGACGAACTGCTCCGCGCTTGTTCCCTCAAGGGGTTCCAAGGCTCTGGCCCTGGCGGACAGCACCGCAACAAGACCAATACCGGAGTTTTGCTCACCTTACGGGATTTTAATTTAGAAATCAAATCGTGCGAAGGAAGGTCCGCCCACGAAAACAAGGTGCATGCATTACACCGAATGCAAATGGCTCTCGCCCTGCAAGTCCGCGAAACCCCGGCAAACCCCGAAATGCCCTTCCCCGGCAGCAACGGGCACCTGCAACCATCCAACCCCCTGTTCCCGCTATTCGTGGCCCACGTTTTTGACATCATGGCCACCAAGAATGGCGACACCAAGGCTGCAGCCGCCGCATTCAACCTGACACCGAGTGCTCTCGTGAAGATTTTGCGCCAAGACAAGGCATGCGCCACCAAGCTACAGGGCAACCGCAAGCAAAACGGCCAGAAAGCTCTAAAACTCTAG